In one window of Gemmatimonadaceae bacterium DNA:
- the lptC gene encoding LPS export ABC transporter periplasmic protein LptC gives MRLLALSLLLALASACDDKREPPVLTRSAMADSADQVMFGASFNMTDRGVIRAELQADTAYFFDDNTRIELDDVNTTFYTVAGMKDAVLTSDRGRYSTRLGNMTAYGNVVVNTEDGRRIVTPELHYNQSANQFTSDSQFVMTEPGRRIAGVGFRSDPGLKNVQVLSGASGFMTGQGGATSPGASPAAPPPPGAALRPDSN, from the coding sequence ATGAGACTCCTCGCGCTGTCCCTGCTCCTGGCTCTCGCGAGCGCCTGCGACGACAAGCGTGAGCCGCCGGTGCTGACGCGGTCGGCGATGGCCGATTCCGCGGACCAGGTGATGTTCGGCGCGAGCTTCAACATGACCGACCGCGGCGTCATCCGCGCGGAGCTGCAGGCGGACACGGCGTACTTCTTCGACGACAACACCCGCATCGAGCTGGACGACGTGAACACGACGTTCTACACGGTGGCCGGGATGAAGGACGCGGTGCTCACTTCGGACCGTGGCCGGTACAGCACCCGGCTCGGCAACATGACCGCGTACGGGAATGTGGTCGTCAACACCGAGGACGGCCGGCGCATCGTGACTCCCGAGCTGCACTACAACCAGTCGGCCAACCAGTTCACGAGCGACAGCCAGTTCGTGATGACCGAGCCGGGGCGGCGGATAGCGGGCGTCGGCTTCCGCTCCGACCCGGGACTCAAGAACGTCCAGGTGCTCAGCGGTGCTAGCGGATTCATGACGGGGCAGGGCGGAGCGACCTCGCCCGGCGCCTCACCGGCGGCGCCTCCCCCGCCGGGGGCGGCGCTGCGCCCGGACAGCAACTGA
- a CDS encoding lysylphosphatidylglycerol synthase domain-containing protein has protein sequence MTATGRKAWTVAQWLFAAALVWYAVRSLSGQWDEVASGLQGLRPDWLLVGAASGVTLVAYALLIEAWRRLIAGAGEVLAWLDASVIWLAGNLGKYVPGKVWSIVAMSGMAAERGVSPAVAAGSSIVMQIVTIAAGAAVVVASGGAIPGGPLAAILLVAVIVAALLALPAVIPRLLKLAGRRADNVTVPSRRTLWVTIVIASVSWVLLSLGFMLFVRAILPDSGGTALAYVSAYTASYIVGFLAPFALGGIGVREPALVIAMTELGLATTADAAVIAVASRLWLTVVELIPGLTALGSHMARRNRNRH, from the coding sequence TTGACGGCTACGGGTCGTAAGGCCTGGACGGTAGCACAATGGCTGTTCGCGGCCGCGCTCGTCTGGTACGCGGTCCGATCGCTGAGCGGTCAGTGGGATGAAGTCGCGTCGGGGCTGCAGGGTCTCCGCCCCGATTGGCTCCTCGTAGGGGCAGCCAGCGGCGTGACGCTCGTCGCGTACGCGCTGCTCATCGAGGCATGGCGGAGACTGATCGCGGGCGCGGGTGAGGTGCTCGCGTGGCTCGACGCTTCCGTCATCTGGCTCGCGGGCAACCTCGGCAAGTACGTCCCCGGAAAAGTGTGGTCGATCGTCGCGATGAGCGGGATGGCAGCCGAGCGGGGAGTCAGTCCCGCCGTGGCGGCCGGCTCGTCGATCGTGATGCAGATCGTCACGATCGCGGCCGGCGCGGCCGTGGTCGTCGCGAGCGGCGGGGCAATCCCCGGCGGACCGCTCGCGGCCATTCTACTCGTCGCGGTGATCGTCGCCGCGCTGCTCGCATTGCCCGCGGTCATCCCGCGCCTGCTGAAGCTCGCCGGCCGCCGCGCCGACAACGTGACGGTGCCGTCGAGGAGAACGTTGTGGGTCACGATCGTGATCGCGTCCGTCTCGTGGGTGCTGCTGTCGCTGGGATTCATGCTGTTCGTCCGCGCGATTCTCCCCGACTCGGGGGGGACGGCGCTGGCGTACGTGAGCGCGTACACCGCGTCGTACATCGTGGGCTTTCTCGCGCCGTTTGCGCTGGGGGGAATCGGAGTGCGCGAGCCGGCGCTGGTGATCGCGATGACGGAGCTCGGGCTGGCGACGACCGCGGACGCGGCGGTGATCGCGGTGGCGTCGCGCCTATGGCTCACGGTTGTGGAGCTCATTCCGGGGCTTACGGCGCTTGGGTCGCATATGGCGAGACGGAATCGAAATCGTCATTGA
- a CDS encoding glycosyltransferase family 2 protein codes for MSVASGVVRRDTPTVDRRARPVDVSVLVPARNEAENLPLFVEQAAAMAAASGGVRYEFVIVDDGSTDGSWDVLRLLLSDYPLLKAVRHRIGRGIADALRTGYLHSSGRVLVFYPADLQYKPEDIPRLVEPILSEQADMVTGYKEGKYEKAFVSSVYNKLSRSLFNVPVRDLNSVKAYRREIMDTLPPRPDWHRYMVVMAAAQGYTVSEVPVPLYQRHAGKSKFGIGRIPIGVLDMLAVWFELRFARKPLLLFGMLGAVLFLTGLVVGIGAILWRVIGGVGFRPLIDLVAVCLTVGSVAIATGLIGELMAAQRAELQELRRRVEELSARSGSQPTEIP; via the coding sequence ATGAGCGTGGCTTCCGGCGTGGTTCGGCGCGACACTCCGACGGTCGACCGGCGGGCGCGCCCGGTGGACGTGAGCGTGCTGGTGCCGGCGCGGAACGAAGCCGAGAACCTGCCGCTGTTCGTCGAGCAGGCAGCCGCGATGGCGGCGGCTTCGGGCGGGGTGCGGTACGAGTTCGTGATCGTCGACGACGGCTCGACCGACGGGAGCTGGGACGTGCTGCGGCTGCTGCTGAGCGACTATCCGTTGCTCAAGGCCGTCCGGCACCGCATCGGCCGCGGCATCGCCGACGCCCTGCGCACCGGCTACCTGCACTCGTCGGGAAGAGTGCTCGTCTTCTATCCGGCGGATCTGCAGTACAAGCCGGAAGACATTCCCCGCCTGGTCGAGCCGATCCTCTCCGAGCAGGCGGACATGGTGACGGGCTACAAGGAAGGGAAGTACGAGAAGGCGTTCGTCTCGAGCGTGTACAACAAGCTGAGTCGATCGCTGTTCAACGTTCCGGTGCGCGACCTCAACTCGGTGAAGGCGTATCGCCGGGAGATCATGGACACGCTGCCCCCGCGCCCGGACTGGCACCGGTACATGGTCGTGATGGCCGCCGCGCAGGGCTACACGGTCAGCGAAGTGCCGGTGCCGCTGTACCAGCGCCACGCGGGCAAGTCGAAGTTCGGGATCGGCCGGATCCCGATCGGCGTGCTCGACATGCTGGCGGTGTGGTTCGAGCTCCGCTTCGCGCGCAAGCCGCTGCTGCTGTTCGGCATGCTCGGTGCCGTGCTCTTTCTCACCGGGCTCGTCGTCGGCATCGGCGCGATATTGTGGCGCGTGATCGGCGGCGTGGGCTTCCGGCCGCTGATCGATCTCGTCGCGGTGTGTTTGACGGTCGGGTCCGTTGCCATCGCGACGGGGCTGATCGGCGAGCTGATGGCCGCGCAGCGCGCCGAGCTGCAGGAGCTGCGACGAAGAGTCGAGGAGCTGTCCGCGCGGTCGGGGTCGCAGCCGACGGAGATTCCGTAG
- the lptB gene encoding LPS export ABC transporter ATP-binding protein, with amino-acid sequence MRPTYPPRVEELIARMSTRERSTALALQALFARADEQGRAGVHDVALAFRDEYLRTLRDEGKNADREAGRLSLDEVDTYVAEHALPRLTEDGVIRQLGRSLKDADAAVIVEEGLWREVAPVRMEVARIVSEACDQTEFELHHSGVIPIPRASVLEAEGLVKTYRRRKVVNDVGLRLKQGEIVGLLGPNGAGKTTTFYMIVGLIQPLAGRIILDGEDITDMPMYQRARRGIGYLSQEPSIFRKLSVEDNILAILETLPLTPDQRRDRLETLLDELGIKRLRKNKAYSLSGGERRRLEITRALVTDPKFMMLDEPFAGVDPIAVHDIQTIVAGLRHRGIGVLISDHNVEQTLDIVDRAYIMFDGQVKVSGTVRDLVFDDTVAEIYLGPTLTTRLRSRFAEDEIGGVA; translated from the coding sequence ATGCGTCCCACCTATCCGCCCCGCGTCGAGGAGCTCATCGCCCGCATGTCCACGCGCGAGCGGTCCACCGCGCTGGCGCTGCAGGCGTTGTTCGCGCGGGCGGACGAGCAGGGTCGGGCGGGCGTGCACGACGTGGCGCTCGCGTTCCGCGACGAGTATCTGCGCACTCTCCGTGACGAAGGAAAGAACGCCGATCGCGAGGCCGGCCGGCTGAGCCTCGACGAGGTGGACACCTACGTGGCCGAGCACGCGCTGCCGCGGCTCACCGAGGACGGTGTCATCCGCCAGCTCGGCAGGAGCCTGAAGGATGCGGATGCGGCCGTGATCGTGGAGGAGGGGCTCTGGCGCGAAGTGGCGCCGGTGCGCATGGAAGTGGCGCGCATCGTTTCCGAGGCGTGCGATCAAACCGAGTTCGAGCTGCACCACTCTGGGGTCATCCCGATCCCGCGCGCGAGCGTGCTCGAGGCCGAAGGGCTCGTGAAGACGTACCGCCGCCGTAAGGTCGTGAACGACGTCGGGCTCCGGCTCAAGCAGGGCGAGATCGTCGGGCTGCTCGGGCCGAACGGGGCGGGGAAGACCACGACGTTCTACATGATCGTCGGCCTCATCCAGCCGCTCGCCGGCCGCATCATCCTGGACGGCGAGGACATCACCGACATGCCGATGTACCAGCGCGCGAGGCGGGGGATCGGCTACCTCTCGCAGGAGCCGTCCATCTTCCGCAAGCTGTCGGTGGAGGACAACATCCTCGCGATACTCGAGACGCTGCCGCTGACGCCCGACCAGCGCCGGGACCGGCTCGAGACGCTCCTCGACGAGCTCGGGATCAAGCGCCTGCGGAAGAACAAGGCGTATTCACTCTCCGGCGGCGAGCGCCGCCGGCTGGAGATCACGCGCGCGCTCGTCACCGATCCGAAATTCATGATGCTGGACGAGCCGTTCGCGGGCGTCGACCCGATCGCCGTGCACGACATCCAGACCATCGTCGCGGGACTCAGGCACCGCGGCATCGGCGTGCTCATCAGCGACCACAACGTGGAGCAGACACTCGACATAGTCGACCGCGCGTACATCATGTTCGACGGACAAGTCAAGGTGTCGGGCACGGTTCGTGACCTGGTATTCGACGACACAGTGGCCGAGATTTACCTCGGACCCACATTGACTACGCGGCTGCGCTCGCGGTTCGCGGAAGACGAGATCGGCGGAGTGGCGTGA
- a CDS encoding KpsF/GutQ family sugar-phosphate isomerase: protein MTGRSSDEEILERGRRVLRMEADAVARTERRLDDSFARAVRLLAGCQGRVIVSGVGKSGLIGRKIAATLTSTGTPATFLHPAESVHGDLGIVGSSDVGILISRSGESSDLVTLVDHLKRFGVPTIAITGSAGSALARHAEVALDATVEKEACPHDLAPTTSTTAALALGDALAIALLEEKGFAPEDFARLHPGGSLGRRLLTRVSDVMVASPLPVVPSTATLRAVIVLIAEQRGIAIVSDDRKKVRGVYTAGDLTRLMEREENVFPIVIGTVMNTNPKTARADELGSGVVFRMEKDGIMSMPVLDDNDELVGVVHLHDLMRAGVV, encoded by the coding sequence GTGACGGGCCGGTCGTCCGACGAGGAGATTCTCGAGCGCGGCCGGCGCGTGCTCCGCATGGAGGCCGACGCGGTCGCTCGCACGGAGCGCCGGCTGGACGACAGCTTCGCGCGCGCCGTTCGCCTGCTGGCGGGCTGCCAGGGCAGGGTGATCGTCTCGGGCGTGGGCAAGTCGGGGCTGATCGGGCGGAAGATCGCCGCGACGCTCACCTCCACCGGAACGCCCGCGACGTTCCTGCACCCCGCCGAGAGCGTGCACGGGGATCTGGGAATAGTCGGAAGCTCCGACGTCGGCATCCTCATCTCGCGCAGCGGCGAGTCGAGCGATCTCGTGACGCTGGTCGATCATCTGAAGCGGTTCGGCGTTCCGACCATCGCCATCACCGGGTCGGCGGGCTCGGCGCTGGCCCGGCACGCCGAGGTCGCGCTGGACGCGACGGTCGAGAAGGAAGCATGTCCGCACGACCTGGCGCCCACCACCAGCACGACCGCGGCGCTGGCCCTGGGCGACGCCCTGGCAATCGCGCTGCTGGAGGAGAAGGGGTTCGCCCCGGAGGACTTCGCCCGGCTGCACCCCGGCGGCTCGCTGGGACGGCGCCTGCTGACGCGGGTGTCCGACGTCATGGTCGCATCACCCCTTCCGGTCGTGCCCTCCACCGCGACGCTCCGCGCGGTGATCGTCCTGATCGCCGAGCAGCGCGGCATCGCGATCGTCTCGGATGACCGAAAAAAGGTTCGCGGGGTTTATACGGCTGGCGATCTCACCCGGCTGATGGAGCGGGAGGAGAACGTCTTCCCGATAGTGATCGGTACCGTGATGAACACGAACCCGAAAACAGCGCGCGCGGATGAGCTCGGCAGCGGAGTCGTCTTCCGGATGGAGAAGGACGGGATCATGTCCATGCCCGTGCTCGATGACAACGACGAGCTCGTGGGCGTCGTGCACCTGCACGACCTGATGCGCGCCGGTGTCGTATGA
- the rpoN gene encoding RNA polymerase factor sigma-54 — translation MKQGLSQGTQLKQEMKINPRLYQAMDLLYMPLLDLQQHLKQELLNNPFLELIEPEEEDDEETQQPEEQVEQTPPEEKVEGIDWEEILLDGFDAGGRREEHEEKEYYEPVTVDSRDLSDHLRDQITLLDLTPRQVLLADEFIGNINDDGYLASSVDEIVLALNEVLERAAEVEDRDIEDLPLYMIEEGEEMLGIVHALDPPGVGARDLRECLMLQLREAGLEQSVPHRLVRDCFEELINHRWSEISKRFGISPSDVQKAADEIQKLDPKPGLRFSSGDDNYIIPDLVVDKIDGKYHVFLNDANLPRLKLSKTYQEIARDKKKFDGENKEFISSKLNSANWMIQAIEQRRQTMLKVMNYIVERQREFFEKGVQFLKPLTLREVAEVISMHESTVSRVTNEKYVQTPRGVLPLKYFFSSGLATADGEDVSARGIKAQLQKLVEQEDPKHPLTDQAIVNILKESGVQIARRTVAKYRDQLGVLSARMRKRV, via the coding sequence GTGAAGCAAGGACTGTCGCAGGGCACACAGCTCAAGCAGGAGATGAAGATCAATCCGCGCCTGTACCAGGCGATGGATCTCCTGTACATGCCGCTGCTCGACCTCCAGCAGCACCTCAAGCAGGAGCTGCTGAACAATCCCTTCCTGGAGCTGATCGAGCCGGAAGAGGAGGACGACGAGGAGACCCAGCAGCCCGAGGAGCAGGTCGAGCAGACTCCACCCGAGGAGAAGGTCGAGGGGATCGACTGGGAGGAGATCCTGCTGGACGGCTTCGACGCCGGCGGACGGCGCGAGGAGCACGAGGAGAAGGAGTACTACGAGCCGGTCACGGTCGACAGCCGCGACCTGAGCGACCACCTGCGCGACCAGATCACGCTGCTCGATCTCACCCCGCGCCAGGTGCTGCTCGCCGACGAGTTCATCGGCAACATCAACGACGACGGCTACCTCGCTTCGTCGGTGGACGAGATAGTGCTGGCGCTCAACGAGGTCCTGGAGCGCGCCGCCGAGGTGGAGGACCGGGACATCGAGGATCTCCCGCTCTACATGATCGAGGAAGGCGAGGAGATGCTCGGCATCGTCCATGCGCTCGATCCTCCCGGCGTGGGAGCGCGGGACCTGCGCGAGTGTCTCATGCTGCAGCTGCGCGAGGCCGGGCTCGAGCAGTCCGTGCCCCACCGCCTCGTCCGCGACTGCTTCGAGGAGCTGATCAATCACCGCTGGAGCGAGATCTCCAAGCGCTTCGGCATCAGCCCGTCAGACGTGCAGAAGGCGGCCGACGAGATCCAGAAGCTCGACCCGAAGCCGGGGCTGCGCTTCAGCAGCGGGGACGACAACTACATCATCCCCGACCTCGTGGTCGACAAGATCGACGGCAAGTACCACGTCTTCCTGAACGACGCGAACCTGCCGCGGCTCAAGCTGAGCAAGACGTACCAGGAGATAGCGCGTGACAAGAAGAAGTTCGACGGCGAGAACAAGGAGTTCATCTCCAGCAAGCTCAACTCGGCGAACTGGATGATCCAGGCGATCGAGCAGCGGCGGCAGACGATGCTCAAGGTGATGAACTACATAGTCGAGCGGCAGCGCGAGTTCTTCGAGAAGGGCGTGCAGTTCCTCAAGCCGCTGACGCTACGCGAGGTCGCCGAGGTGATCAGCATGCACGAGTCCACTGTGAGCCGCGTGACCAACGAGAAGTACGTGCAGACGCCGCGCGGGGTGCTGCCGCTCAAGTACTTCTTCTCGTCCGGGCTCGCCACCGCGGACGGCGAGGACGTGTCCGCCCGCGGGATCAAGGCGCAGCTGCAGAAGCTCGTCGAGCAGGAGGACCCGAAGCATCCGCTCACCGACCAGGCGATCGTCAACATCCTGAAGGAGAGCGGCGTGCAGATCGCGCGGCGCACAGTTGCGAAGTACCGCGACCAGCTCGGCGTGCTGTCCGCGCGGATGCGCAAGCGGGTATGA
- a CDS encoding glycosyltransferase encodes MNVLFLSHAFPRYIGDPAGSFVLRLAKALEKVDVKVHVVAPSSDSADTTDVVDGITVERFRYAPRRYEKLAYTGNMATEFQRSWSAKVTMLGFLGADFAKSVMARRRVTPDLIHAHWWFPGGLVGTWLGGLSHLPLVTTLHGTDVRLAKGVAVARPLFRHVITHSAKVTTVSHWLAGELDLLVPNRSPVVAPMPVATELFEPDGTAARDGILFVGRLNAQKGLDQLIRALPGMKTKAALDVVGDGPARESLGALAAELGVADRVRWHGQVRQGELPKFYQRACVLAVPAIDEGLGLVAVEAALCETPVVGFRSGGTPDVVRDGSTGILVEPNNLPALSAALDDLLNNPARAASMGQSGRLYALANFAPESAAQKYLSIYQQAIDGYGS; translated from the coding sequence ATGAACGTTCTGTTTCTATCGCACGCATTCCCGCGGTATATCGGAGACCCAGCCGGCTCCTTCGTGCTGCGCCTGGCCAAGGCGTTGGAGAAGGTGGACGTCAAGGTTCACGTCGTCGCCCCATCGAGCGACAGCGCGGACACCACCGACGTGGTCGATGGGATCACCGTCGAGCGTTTCCGCTACGCGCCGCGCAGGTACGAGAAGCTGGCGTATACCGGCAACATGGCGACCGAATTCCAGCGCTCCTGGAGCGCCAAGGTCACGATGCTCGGTTTCCTCGGCGCCGACTTCGCCAAGTCGGTCATGGCGCGGCGGAGAGTGACACCCGACCTCATTCACGCGCACTGGTGGTTTCCCGGTGGGCTCGTGGGCACGTGGCTCGGCGGCCTGTCGCATCTCCCGCTGGTCACGACCCTGCACGGCACCGACGTACGGCTGGCGAAGGGCGTCGCCGTGGCCCGGCCGCTCTTCCGGCACGTCATCACGCACTCGGCCAAAGTCACGACCGTGTCGCACTGGCTGGCCGGTGAGCTGGATCTGCTCGTTCCCAACCGGTCGCCGGTCGTAGCGCCGATGCCGGTCGCCACCGAGCTGTTCGAGCCCGACGGCACCGCCGCGAGGGACGGCATTCTGTTCGTGGGCCGGCTGAACGCGCAGAAAGGGCTCGACCAGCTCATCCGCGCGCTCCCCGGGATGAAGACGAAAGCGGCGCTCGACGTCGTCGGCGACGGACCCGCGCGCGAATCGCTCGGCGCGCTCGCCGCGGAGCTGGGCGTGGCGGATCGCGTGCGCTGGCACGGGCAGGTCAGGCAAGGCGAGCTGCCGAAGTTCTATCAGCGCGCGTGCGTGCTCGCGGTCCCGGCGATCGACGAAGGGCTCGGGCTCGTCGCGGTCGAGGCCGCGCTGTGCGAGACGCCGGTCGTCGGCTTCCGCTCCGGCGGAACGCCCGACGTCGTGCGCGACGGCAGCACGGGAATCCTGGTGGAGCCGAACAACCTTCCCGCGTTGTCGGCGGCGCTCGACGACCTGCTGAACAACCCGGCGCGCGCGGCGTCCATGGGACAGTCGGGGCGGCTGTACGCGCTGGCCAACTTCGCTCCCGAATCGGCGGCGCAGAAATACCTCTCGATCTACCAGCAGGCGATTGACGGCTACGGGTCGTAA